The genomic segment ACTCAAGAAACATCTCTACTGGGGACTCCTGCAACTGGGTTTTACCTGCCTGATAATATTTCCCCTCCTCTGGCTTCTTACCAAGGAACGAATACGCGTGATTAATGCCAGAAAAAGAATGAAGCAGGCAAACGAGTTCAGCAAGGCCATTGCTACCCAAATTGGAGAGGGTCTCATTGTTTTAGATTTTCATGGTAATTTTTTAATGATTAACCGGATGGCGGAAAAGCTGCTGGGGTGGCAGGAGGCGGAGCTCTTCCATAAACACATTGGCCTTCTCATTCCTGAGTTTAAAGAATCAGAGAAAGAATCTCTCCTCTCGTCCACTATCAAAGCCAATGCCTGCCGTCGTATAGAGCCTTTTTACATTCCTCAAAAAGACGGTCAGATCATTCCCGTCTCTCTAACCATTTCCCCCATGTATAACCAGGGAACAGTGACAGGGGCGATCATTATTTTTCAAGACATAGCTGAAAGACTGTTGGCAGAAGAGCAACTCAAACTGGCTGCAAGCCACGACAGCATGACGGGGGCCAAAAACAGGGCAGAACTTGAAAGATTGATGGATTTAGAAATTGAGCAGAGTGCAAGGAAGAAAACAGCTTGCACCTTTCTCATGATTGATATTGATTACTTTAAGAAAATCAACGACAGCTATGGGCACCTGGTAGGAGATCAGGTTTTAAAAGAGATGAGTCATTATATACGCTCTACCCTACGAAAAAGTGATATTTTCGGAAGATATGGCGGAGAGGAGTTTGTTATTATTCTTCCCCAAGAGGACCTGCAGCACTCACGAAAAATTGCTGAGAGGCTACGCCTCGGTATTAAAGAAAATTCTCTGCAAAACAATACCCTGAAAAAAGCAATGACCGTCAGTATTGGCCTTGCAAGTTATCCGGAGCATGGCCGTACCAGCAAAGATATCCTGCTACAGGCCGATGAGGCCCTATACATCGCCAAAAAGCAGGGAAGAGACCGGATTGTTACGGCCCCCGAAAATCAGTAGATAAAAAAGAGGGGCAGGACATAGTCCTATGTTTCGCAGCCCCTGCCCCCCGTGCAACTTATTTCCACGTATCTGTAACTAATTGTTAAGGCAAAGACCTATAAATACCGAAATGAACATCCCCCAGTAAATTTAATAGCACGATAACAATGCTTACAGCAGACTAATTTCACCGTACATCTGCCCCCTAGATCAAGATCATTCTGCAAATAGATATATAATAAATAAATTTCTCTTCTATGCGTCACGGCCTACCTTTTGCCTAAAGAGGGAAGATGATCGTCTGCTCATTGGAAAAATATTCGATGAAGAGGAGTTTGGCTCTTGCCACCACCTTGGTTCTAACCCGTAAAAAAATCAAAGACATTGCCCAGGGTTGAGGCAGAGCCCTTGTAAAACTCCGTATATTGACAGCGCTCACAGGTAATGGCTACGTATTTTTTATTCTGTACATCAAAAATCCTTGACCAAAAACCTCCGGAAACTCTGATTTCACCCGCATCGTACTTTGAACTGCCACATTTAGGGCATTGCCAACTATCACCAACCATTATTTTTCTCCTATTAAACAATGAACACTGTCTTCCTGTTATTATAACAGGATCATTTCTGTAAATATTCGTCCCGGCCTCACTAACCCTTATTCACCAACCAATACGACTTTTTTTAATAAAGACAGAAATAGACTCCAGTGAAAATTTAAATCTTATTTGAAATATATATCTTCCCCTGTAAAAATTGCTGTAAAAATCACCAATTGATGACGAGAAGGTAACAACAACATTTGATAGCAACGAAGTATCGTCTTGGGTCTCAACGTAATTCCGTTTATAGTTATATAAAAAAACATCAGAGCTCATAAAAATCAACTCCACTTTTTACACTATAAAATATGATCGACCAGACTCCATTTATCTTCAGTAATGAAGTGATGCACCAGCTACTACTTGACATGGCCCAGCAACGAACGACTAGCAACCTGTTTGAGGTCGTTGTCTCACGCCTTGCCACTTTCTCCCATGTTGCTCTGGCAAGAATTTGGGTTCTGCGGCCGGGAGACATTTGTCATAGCTGTCCGGTCAAGGCAGAATGTCATGATCGCAGCAACTGCTTGCATCTAGTTGCCAGTGCCGGCCAATCAAATACCGAAGGTGTACAGTGGACAAATATTCATGGGAAGTACAGAAGATTCCCCTTAGGTGCTAGAAAAGTTGGCCATATTGCAGCTACCAGTAAACCCGTGGTTGTTGAGCACATTAATAAAGACTCTCAATGGATTTTGGATGTCGAATGGGCTCAACAAGAAAAAATTCAGGGCTTTGCTGGCCAGCCTCTAATTTTTCAAGGCAAGGTCCTGGGTGTATTAGCTGTCTTCACAAAGATCAACCTGACATCTGATGTACTCAAGGTGCTCAGAGTTATCGCCGACCATGTAGCGGCAGCGCTTGCCAACACTCTGGCTTTTGAGGAAATCGAAATCCTTAAACAGAAGCTTGAACTGGAAAACAGTTACCTTCGAGAAGAGCTTTTTGATGTAGCCTCCATGGGAGGTTTTGTTGGCAACAGTTATGCCTTACAGCAGGTTCTTAATCAGGTTGACGCCGTTGCTCCTACCAATGCAAGTGTACTTATCTTAGGTGAATCTGGAACAGGGAAGGAACTTGTGGCCCGTGAAATCCATCATCGTAGCTCGCGAAAAGATAAACCGATGATCAAGGTCAACTGCGCGTCGATTCCTCGAGATTTATTTGAAAGCGAATTCTTCGGTCATGCCAAAGGAGCATTTACCGGAGCATTAGCCGACCGAAACGGCAGATTCAGCGCGGCAGATGGTGGCACCCTTTTCCTTGATGAGTTGGGAGATATACCCTTGGAACATCAGAGTAAACTGCTCCGGGTACTCCAGGAAGGCGAATATGAAAGAGTAGGAGAAAACCAGACACGAAAAACAGATGTCCGCATTATCGCAGCTACAAACAAAAACTTACATGAAGAAATCGTAGCCAAGAAATTTCGCGAAGACCTCTACTTTCGACTTAATGTCTTCCCCATCAGAGTCCCCCCACTGAGGGAAAGAAAGGAAGATATCGAATTGCTGGCAAACTATTTTCTGCAGAAAATATTGCAAGAGATGAACATTACCCAACAACAATTTAACATGCAACAACTGCAAGAGTTGAAAGAATATGACTGGCCTGGAAATGTAAGGGAGCTACGTAATATCGTTGAACGATCCGCTATTTTTTCTCTTTCTGGGCCATTACGCCTACATCTCCCGGAAACAGCTGATTCAAGCACCCATTCTCACGCTATTACGACTGAGGACAGCTCAGTGATTCTCTCTGAGAAAAAGATGCTTGAGCTACAACGAGAAAATACCAGGGCAGCACTGGCACAGTGTAACTGGAAAATTTATGGCATTGACGGAGCAGCTACCCTTCTCGGCATTAAGCCCACGACACTGGCTACAAGAATAAAAAAAATGAACTTGAAGCGCCCCGTGGCAAACAATAGGGCTGATATTTGCGATTAAGAAGTCCACCCGCAAAAAAAAGAGCTCAGCGGCTCCAGCTCAGGGCGAATCATATCATGAGCACCTTCAACCTGTTACACTATGAGATAGCCTATTGATACATGAATCATCTTCTGGGACTTTGTGATCGTATCAAAAAAGCAGAATTACGTTCCTATTTAACACGGAATTACGTTTTTAACGAAATATCGTTTTTACTAAGCTGCTGGCAAAACAAACAACAGCGCTACAGTAAGCACTTAGATATTATCAAGGTTTGGCACAGCATGTGCATTATATCTAATATGCTTCGTACCAGTAGGTAACTGAAGTATCGCCAAACAACTGGACATGGAGGGGCATAGCCAAAATTACAGCCCCGACCAGGCATATTTCATGCTTAGACGGTAAACCTTGAGTACTGGGCAAGCCAGGACACTAAACGTCAATTTTGTTTGAGCGCTACAAACGACACCAAGATAAAAATAACTCGAAGATTTTGTTGAAAAAACTGATGTAGCTGTTTGGCCGTCTCCCAAGGATAATCTTTACTGAGCTATTAACCATTTATAATTGTTTAGACCTCTACCAATAGTTTCACCTCAATAGCTGAGGATCTTTATCTAAAGGAGATGGCTGAATCTCTCTCGTGGCAGAAGCCAAGGCAGCAGCGATTTCAATGCCGAGAATACCATAAAACCTTTCAACTTGTGTGCCTGGCAAGGGCCTAGAAGCCAAGGACGAAGCGAATCAAGAGAAAAACAATCGGTTTTGCCAGAAGCACTGAATTACATGGAGCTTTGGTAAAAGCACGAGCTTTGCTACAAAAGTTGGCGCCCACCTGATCGTTCATAAAAGAAAGAACTCTCAAAGGGAAGTCTGACCTCTTCCAGACTTCCTCTCTGATTTCTCATCTAGATCAGAATGCAAGGCGAAAACCAATGTTGTAATAGGCAAAGGTTTTCGGTCTGTGGTAACGATATGCTGACCGGACAAAACGCGCGCTTGCATTCCATGCACCGCCACGATAGACCTTGTGATCGGTACTGTCATCCACCCATGCTGAACCGTCCGCAGGTGCCCCCTCGTAGTTGCCATGCCATGTGTCCTCGCACCACTCAAAAACATTGCCATGCATATCGTAGAGCCCGAAACCATTGGCGGGATGCCCCCCTACCGGAGAATTCTGACAGGAAATCTTTGTGCCATAATTCACCTGCTCTATGGTAATAGCGTCCCCGAAGAAAAAACGAGTAGTGGTATGAGCCCGACAGGCATATTCCCATTCCGCCTCGCTCGGAAGACGATATCTGCTGTCATTGACCGCATTCAATTTTTTAATAAATTCCTGAGCATCCTCCCAGCTCACACCATCTGCAGGGCAGTTCTCACGGATAAGATCACTGGGATTTTCCCCCATTATTTTCAGATACTGCTCCTGAGTCACCTCGAAGCAGGCCATGTGAAAATCATCGACATGAACATTGTGCTGAGGGCCCTCAACCGCCTGCCGCTCCTTTTCCGCCACAGGGCTTCCCATCATAAAATCACCGCCTGCTATAGGTGCGAATTTAATTCCCGTTACTTCATCGATAATAATCTGACTGATATTTTTACTCATTATATTAACCTTCACAAAAATAAAACCGCTTGAGCGGTGGTTGAACTTCCCGTGGCGATGGCAGAGTTGCAGACAACCCTGCTATCTACTTTTTAAGACTCCACCCTTGATGGCGACATTAATATAACAAACCGACATAACAAAATTTATTCAGTAAGAGACGGTCCATTAACCAACGTTTTCATTTCACTCTTATTTAGCAAAGGTTGTGCCAGATAGCCAAAGGAGGCAAGAGTTTGATATTGCGTCTATAGTTAAAGGAAATAATTTGTAGCAAGAAACGGAATTACGTCGCCAACGAAATTCCGAGCTGAGCAGCAACGTAATTTCGTTCACATTGAGTTCAAAACTACCTTTGCAGTCAGCAATGAATTTGGATAAGGGTTATTATCAAGATTAAATGGGAAAGAGAGGGGGAAGGGTGGGCAAGGCTCATTAAAAGAATAGGAATTTTGCATAAAAAAAGCCCTGCCGAACCTTTATTTCGACAAGGCATAGCTAGAGAGAAAATGACTGAATTACCGAATAAAATTGGTCATAATTTTCTCTACTGGTTCAGGGGCGGGGATGTGCTCTTTTCCGTGTTCAATAAGCCTCATAATCCAGGCCATGTTTTTGCCTAGCACCTCCATTACCTGCTTACCTTCGCCATCCTGCTCCATTTCTCCAGGCTTAAGGCCATGGGCCACATTCCAATAGTTCGAGGATGGCATAATCATCTCAGAGTAGTTAATATAATGATTTAACGTGTCAACTACGGGAATCCCGCCGGATCGCCTGACCGCAGCCACAGCAGCTCCGACCTTATGCCGGAAGAGATTTCCATTGACCGAAGAAACGAAAAAAGCTCTATCAAGAAAGGATTTCATTGTCCCTGCCACACCGGCAAAATGGACAGGAGATCCAAGCAGAATCCCATCGGCCGCCTTCATCTTCTGAATCCATTCATTGACTGGATCGTTTTTTATGGCACACGCTTCATTTTGATTTTTCACACAGCCGTAACAGGCAATGCAGCCCTGTATTTTTTTCTTGCCGACATGAATCATTTCCGTCTCAATCCCAGCACCTTCCAGCTGATCAAGAACTATCTGCAATGAACAAGCGGTATTCCCTTCTTTATTAGGGCTGCCGTTAAATGCAATAACTTTCAATTGTATTCTCCTTTTTTCTAGATTAGTTCCTACTCTGGCAAGTTCCTGTTCTGCTTGCATTGCATCGAGCCGCCCCTTACGACGGAGATGGGACAAGCATTACAGGCCTCGTATTCAAGAATCTGGCCTTCCTTTTTTTCACACTTTTTTATACCGAACGGTATATTTTATAACAAAAAAAATTACATCTTTCTGATAAGATCCTCTATATAGCCCAGAGCGTTTTCAATATAGCTTTTGTCTTGTGTTACTTTACTCATGGCAAAACCACCTTCAACAAGACAGATGAGTATATAAGCTGTTTGAGAGGCATTCGTCTTTTTAGAAAATTCCCCCTCACTCATTCCGTCTTCAATAAAGGAAATTATTGATTGCCTCCATGAGGCAATAGTCTTCTGCACTGCGACTTGCAACTGTTCATTCACATCATAACTGTCAACAGCAGTGTTAAGAACAGGACAGCCACCATTATGGAGGATATGTTGATGAATGGCCAGGTACGTTTTTGGGTATGCAAGCAACTTTCCACGGTTAGTTTTTGCAGCCAAAATATTGTCCTGCAAGGCATTATAAACAAAGAGCACATTATATTTGTACGCACACAATGCGACCTCATCTTTGTTTTTAAAATTACCGTATATAGAACCCTTAGTCAGCCCTGTCGCATCGACAAGATCTTTAAGGCTGGTTGCGGCATAACCCTTTTTATTAAAAACCGGAGCTACTTGCTCAATAACAAATTGTTTAGTCTTTTCTGCTTTACTCATGGCTAAATTTAACATTAAGAAGGAGATCAAAACAGCTCAAGCTGTAAAACAATCGAGTTCCCCCGAAAGATAGATCGATAATTTTACTAAAAAACTGGAAGCACAACCGTAACAACAAGCCGGCCCCCTTACCCGAGCAAGCTCTTACTAGCCGCAGCTATTTGCAACTGACTGAAGACCTCAATGCCGTTGGCCCTGAGGAGGGCTGCAGTAACGCCCATTCCGGTTTTTTTAAGAGCAGAAAAGCTACCGTCATAGATGCTGCTGCTCCCGCAGGAAGGGCTCGACTCTGCCAGGATGGCAATCCTGATATCCCGTTGCAGACAGAGGGACAAAGCGGCCTCTGCCCCCGCAATAAAATAGGAGGAGACATCTTGGCCTGTATTTTCCTGGACCCGGGCCCGCCCGCCCAGCACGGCCACTCCATCACCGCCTAGGATTTCAGAGGGGTTTCGGGGAGTAGACATCCCGGAAATCACCTCAGGACAGACAGCCACAACCCGCCCCTCCTCCAGCCAGCGATCCATGGTTTCATTATCCATGGCCAATGAGCCACCATTATACCTCACCTTCTGCCCAAGCAAACAGGCGCTTACCAATATCTCTTTCATAAATCTCATAAAACTTAATAGGATAAAAAAAGCTGCAGAGGATCACCCTCCACAGCTCACACTTCTCTTCTTTAAGGGAGGCCTATACTTCGTTTTCCCAATCACCGATAATAGAACCGGGCAGAGCACTGAGATCTATCCGCCGCGCCTCGGCAATACCAGCTTGCAGGGCATCACGGTTCATATTCTCTGTACCCTTGGGCACCCGGCTCAGGAGGGCCATTTCCAGATGTTTCAGATCAACCTGACCTGAGAGATATCCGA from the Desulfotalea psychrophila LSv54 genome contains:
- a CDS encoding formylglycine-generating enzyme family protein codes for the protein MSKNISQIIIDEVTGIKFAPIAGGDFMMGSPVAEKERQAVEGPQHNVHVDDFHMACFEVTQEQYLKIMGENPSDLIRENCPADGVSWEDAQEFIKKLNAVNDSRYRLPSEAEWEYACRAHTTTRFFFGDAITIEQVNYGTKISCQNSPVGGHPANGFGLYDMHGNVFEWCEDTWHGNYEGAPADGSAWVDDSTDHKVYRGGAWNASARFVRSAYRYHRPKTFAYYNIGFRLAF
- a CDS encoding flavodoxin family protein; translation: MKVIAFNGSPNKEGNTACSLQIVLDQLEGAGIETEMIHVGKKKIQGCIACYGCVKNQNEACAIKNDPVNEWIQKMKAADGILLGSPVHFAGVAGTMKSFLDRAFFVSSVNGNLFRHKVGAAVAAVRRSGGIPVVDTLNHYINYSEMIMPSSNYWNVAHGLKPGEMEQDGEGKQVMEVLGKNMAWIMRLIEHGKEHIPAPEPVEKIMTNFIR
- a CDS encoding sigma-54-dependent Fis family transcriptional regulator translates to MIDQTPFIFSNEVMHQLLLDMAQQRTTSNLFEVVVSRLATFSHVALARIWVLRPGDICHSCPVKAECHDRSNCLHLVASAGQSNTEGVQWTNIHGKYRRFPLGARKVGHIAATSKPVVVEHINKDSQWILDVEWAQQEKIQGFAGQPLIFQGKVLGVLAVFTKINLTSDVLKVLRVIADHVAAALANTLAFEEIEILKQKLELENSYLREELFDVASMGGFVGNSYALQQVLNQVDAVAPTNASVLILGESGTGKELVAREIHHRSSRKDKPMIKVNCASIPRDLFESEFFGHAKGAFTGALADRNGRFSAADGGTLFLDELGDIPLEHQSKLLRVLQEGEYERVGENQTRKTDVRIIAATNKNLHEEIVAKKFREDLYFRLNVFPIRVPPLRERKEDIELLANYFLQKILQEMNITQQQFNMQQLQELKEYDWPGNVRELRNIVERSAIFSLSGPLRLHLPETADSSTHSHAITTEDSSVILSEKKMLELQRENTRAALAQCNWKIYGIDGAATLLGIKPTTLATRIKKMNLKRPVANNRADICD
- a CDS encoding DUF523 domain-containing protein is translated as MKEILVSACLLGQKVRYNGGSLAMDNETMDRWLEEGRVVAVCPEVISGMSTPRNPSEILGGDGVAVLGGRARVQENTGQDVSSYFIAGAEAALSLCLQRDIRIAILAESSPSCGSSSIYDGSFSALKKTGMGVTAALLRANGIEVFSQLQIAAASKSLLG
- a CDS encoding zinc ribbon domain-containing protein; its protein translation is MVGDSWQCPKCGSSKYDAGEIRVSGGFWSRIFDVQNKKYVAITCERCQYTEFYKGSASTLGNVFDFFTG
- a CDS encoding TetR/AcrR family transcriptional regulator, with translation MSKAEKTKQFVIEQVAPVFNKKGYAATSLKDLVDATGLTKGSIYGNFKNKDEVALCAYKYNVLFVYNALQDNILAAKTNRGKLLAYPKTYLAIHQHILHNGGCPVLNTAVDSYDVNEQLQVAVQKTIASWRQSIISFIEDGMSEGEFSKKTNASQTAYILICLVEGGFAMSKVTQDKSYIENALGYIEDLIRKM
- a CDS encoding sensor domain-containing diguanylate cyclase — translated: MAKNKKAPIQYLFLKAAIPACIIMGIMIFFVHFVQISAEKKLLLAQEQNNIKIGKKIISQSFQSILSDLRYITSSGYLKYFITDQSDSTRNNLEQEFLTIVNTKKIYDQIRYLDPKGMELIRVNKNQEHPTIVAKDLLQNKRDRYYFQDTMTIPCKEIFISPLDLNIEHKQIERPLKPMIRFGMPVCNAQGHKKGIVLSNYLGSNLLDYVRKSLAKEKSQLMLLNDEGYWLLSPKPKDEWGFMFKNDLRFQNSFSEAWKNIQTEAKGQFFTSKGLFTYQIIYPAHEGALANKTPLPVAPGLPALETENYHWILLLHLPQAEIHTILKKHLYWGLLQLGFTCLIIFPLLWLLTKERIRVINARKRMKQANEFSKAIATQIGEGLIVLDFHGNFLMINRMAEKLLGWQEAELFHKHIGLLIPEFKESEKESLLSSTIKANACRRIEPFYIPQKDGQIIPVSLTISPMYNQGTVTGAIIIFQDIAERLLAEEQLKLAASHDSMTGAKNRAELERLMDLEIEQSARKKTACTFLMIDIDYFKKINDSYGHLVGDQVLKEMSHYIRSTLRKSDIFGRYGGEEFVIILPQEDLQHSRKIAERLRLGIKENSLQNNTLKKAMTVSIGLASYPEHGRTSKDILLQADEALYIAKKQGRDRIVTAPENQ